One Micromonospora sp. FIMYZ51 genomic window carries:
- a CDS encoding dihydrofolate reductase family protein, with product MSDFEPQTASGKVLWHFTMSLDGFVAGPDHDMSWMATGISERPGFVQQYVETTGAVLGGRRGWDMFPDASGVYGGAWTGPVFVLTHHPEDAKPADGVTFLDCDLAEAVRIALAAANGKNVEVLSADIGRQLLERGLLDEIDLHIAPVLLGDGIRLYEHLGGQPIYLHRVGADDPTAELDVRYRPATR from the coding sequence ATGAGCGACTTCGAACCGCAGACCGCGAGCGGGAAGGTCCTGTGGCATTTCACCATGTCGCTGGACGGTTTCGTGGCAGGGCCGGACCACGACATGTCGTGGATGGCGACCGGCATCTCCGAGCGGCCCGGCTTCGTCCAGCAGTACGTGGAGACGACGGGCGCCGTCCTCGGCGGCCGGCGCGGCTGGGACATGTTCCCCGACGCCAGCGGTGTCTACGGCGGTGCCTGGACCGGGCCGGTCTTCGTGTTGACCCACCATCCCGAGGACGCCAAGCCCGCCGACGGGGTGACCTTCCTCGACTGCGACCTGGCGGAGGCGGTGCGGATCGCGCTGGCGGCAGCCAATGGCAAGAACGTCGAGGTGCTGTCGGCCGACATCGGCCGCCAACTCCTCGAACGGGGTCTGCTCGACGAGATCGACCTGCACATCGCGCCGGTGCTGCTGGGCGACGGCATCCGGCTCTACGAGCACCTCGGTGGTCAGCCGATCTACCTGCACCGGGTCGGTGCCGACGACCCCACGGCCGAGCTGGACGTACGTTACCGGCCGGCGACGAGGTAG
- a CDS encoding sigma-70 family RNA polymerase sigma factor — translation MSDDDFARQIEQHRRELRVHCYRMVGSYDEAEDLVQEVFLKAWRARAGFEGRSSLRSWLYRIATNVCLDALDGRKRRLLPDQANPDYVPGQSTTALVTGPWLQPFPDALREPVAQRKSGARWEPGARWEPVAPRTDEPEASVVARETLELAFLAAMQHLPPRQRAAVILCDVLGWPARQTAEVLDGSVASVNSALQRARATLREHLPPGRSDWASAAPPTAQDRQVLRRYLDAVERGDLDEVAALLAKDVRATMPPLAEWFADRESVLAALAATWDPNSPDYIGALRMIPTSANGQLAAASYRRPPGQQVFEPFGIGVLQVRDGLITEIVAFHEPALFPAFGLPPTLDR, via the coding sequence GTGAGCGACGACGACTTCGCCCGCCAGATCGAGCAGCACCGGCGTGAGCTGCGCGTCCACTGCTATCGGATGGTCGGCTCCTACGACGAGGCGGAAGACCTTGTGCAGGAGGTCTTCCTGAAAGCGTGGCGGGCGCGGGCCGGGTTCGAAGGCCGATCGTCGCTGCGCAGCTGGCTCTACCGCATCGCCACGAACGTCTGCCTCGACGCGCTCGACGGGCGCAAGCGTCGGCTGCTGCCCGATCAGGCCAACCCGGACTACGTTCCCGGGCAGTCGACGACCGCGCTGGTGACCGGGCCGTGGCTGCAACCGTTTCCCGACGCGCTGCGGGAACCGGTCGCGCAACGGAAATCGGGCGCGCGGTGGGAGCCGGGTGCGCGGTGGGAACCGGTCGCACCGCGTACGGACGAGCCGGAGGCGTCGGTCGTGGCGCGGGAAACCCTGGAGCTGGCGTTCCTGGCGGCGATGCAGCATCTGCCGCCCCGGCAGCGTGCCGCGGTGATCCTCTGTGACGTGCTCGGTTGGCCGGCGCGGCAGACGGCCGAGGTGCTCGACGGCAGCGTCGCGTCGGTGAACAGCGCGTTGCAGCGGGCCCGCGCGACGCTGCGGGAGCATCTCCCGCCGGGCCGCTCGGACTGGGCGTCGGCCGCACCGCCGACCGCACAGGACCGGCAGGTGCTGCGGCGATACCTGGACGCGGTCGAGCGCGGCGACCTCGACGAGGTGGCCGCACTGCTGGCGAAGGACGTACGGGCGACGATGCCGCCGCTTGCGGAGTGGTTCGCCGACCGCGAGTCGGTTCTCGCGGCGCTTGCGGCGACCTGGGACCCGAACTCGCCCGACTACATCGGCGCGTTGCGGATGATTCCCACAAGCGCCAACGGGCAGCTTGCCGCGGCGAGCTACCGGCGCCCGCCGGGGCAGCAGGTCTTCGAGCCGTTCGGGATCGGGGTGCTCCAGGTACGCGACGGCCTGATCACGGAGATCGTCGCGTTCCACGAGCCGGCGCTCTTCCCGGCGTTCGGGCTTCCACCGACCCTCGACCGATGA
- a CDS encoding arabinofuranosidase catalytic domain-containing protein, whose product MIVSRLRPHRARRLAMIGASVLTLLGTAILAPQVQVAIAAPGAAVAAAIVPGQRAVLTGVASGRCLEVPNASTANGTQTQLWDCTGAAHQTWTYTASRQLQVYGNKCLDANGAGTGNGTQVIIWDCHGGTNQQWNVTSNGTIVGVQSGLCLDANGAGTGNGTKIILWSCHGAANQQWTSPAPPPTSPPPSPPAGSLPCDIYAAGGTPCVAAHSTTRALYAAYRGNLYQVRRSSDNTTRDIGLSTTGGTSNAATQDSFCAGTQCVITVIYDQSGRGNDLWYQGSSVVPGSPQSRPAIATSESLTIGGSKAYSLYINPGNSYWRDGHLTGVPTGSAPEGMYMVTSGTHVNNGCCFDYGNSETTRKADAAGAMDAINFSTQCWFGGCSGSGPWVQADLEWGLFSGGSQSWNPNQRAFPHKFVTATLKNNGTTRFAIKGSNAQSGSLHTLYDGPLPPGYSPMKKQGAIILGSGGDCCKPDGGANLSAGTFYEGAMVAGYPSDATENAVHANIIAAGYR is encoded by the coding sequence ATGATCGTTTCGAGACTTCGACCCCATCGCGCCCGACGGCTGGCGATGATCGGCGCGTCCGTGCTCACCCTGCTCGGCACCGCGATCCTGGCTCCCCAGGTCCAGGTCGCCATCGCCGCACCGGGCGCGGCGGTCGCCGCGGCCATCGTGCCGGGGCAGCGCGCCGTGCTCACCGGTGTGGCGTCCGGACGCTGCCTGGAGGTGCCGAATGCGAGCACCGCAAACGGCACCCAGACCCAGCTGTGGGACTGCACCGGTGCCGCCCATCAGACCTGGACCTACACCGCCAGCAGGCAACTTCAGGTGTACGGCAACAAGTGCCTGGACGCCAACGGTGCCGGCACCGGCAACGGCACCCAGGTGATCATCTGGGACTGCCACGGCGGCACCAACCAGCAGTGGAACGTCACAAGCAACGGCACCATCGTCGGCGTACAGTCCGGGCTCTGCCTGGACGCCAACGGTGCCGGCACCGGCAACGGCACGAAGATCATCCTCTGGTCCTGCCACGGTGCCGCCAACCAGCAGTGGACCTCACCGGCGCCCCCGCCGACGAGCCCGCCGCCCTCACCGCCGGCCGGGTCCCTGCCGTGTGACATCTACGCGGCCGGCGGCACGCCCTGCGTGGCCGCGCACAGCACGACCCGGGCGCTGTACGCCGCGTATCGCGGCAACCTCTATCAGGTACGGCGTTCGTCGGACAACACGACCCGCGACATCGGCCTGTCGACCACCGGCGGCACCTCCAACGCGGCCACCCAGGACTCGTTCTGTGCCGGTACGCAGTGCGTGATCACCGTGATCTACGACCAGTCCGGGCGCGGCAACGACCTGTGGTACCAGGGCTCCAGCGTGGTACCCGGCTCCCCGCAGAGCCGGCCGGCGATCGCCACCTCCGAGTCGCTGACCATCGGCGGCAGCAAGGCGTACTCGCTCTACATCAACCCGGGCAACAGCTACTGGCGCGACGGTCACCTCACCGGCGTGCCGACCGGCAGCGCCCCCGAGGGCATGTACATGGTGACCAGCGGCACGCACGTCAACAACGGTTGCTGCTTCGACTACGGCAACAGCGAGACGACCCGCAAGGCCGACGCGGCCGGCGCGATGGACGCGATCAACTTCAGCACCCAGTGCTGGTTCGGCGGCTGCTCAGGCTCGGGCCCGTGGGTGCAGGCGGACCTGGAATGGGGTCTCTTCTCCGGTGGCAGCCAGTCCTGGAACCCGAACCAGCGGGCCTTCCCGCACAAGTTCGTCACCGCCACCCTGAAGAACAACGGCACCACCCGCTTCGCGATCAAGGGCAGCAACGCCCAGTCCGGCAGCCTCCACACCCTCTACGACGGGCCGCTGCCGCCCGGATACAGCCCGATGAAGAAGCAGGGCGCGATCATCCTGGGCAGCGGTGGGGACTGCTGCAAACCCGACGGCGGAGCCAACCTCAGCGCCGGCACGTTCTACGAGGGCGCCATGGTCGCCGGGTACCCCTCCGACGCCACCGAGAACGCCGTACACGCAAACATCATCGCCGCCGGATACCGCTAG
- a CDS encoding DUF4062 domain-containing protein, whose translation MAQKPVAMISSTTRDLPDHRKAARDACLRQDFFPKMMEHLPPTPHDAVTLSRQLVDEAEVYVLILGVRYGEVPAGYDKSYTHLELDRAFERGIPVLVLMMDLERHPVRPVEMEVGPGAQRLEALREELRRRQGVGFFDSPESLRALLVDGLSDLRAQLGGEPAALHYVRRLPAPPQPYVAHPYTLLHTRNLVGRQVDLNALTDWVTDAGGAAADRVFVMTAIGGMGKSALTWKWFNEIAPQEMRPLSGRVWWSFYESDARYANFITRTLSYVTGESVEDLDRLNLPDQEDALLAILDEKPYLIVLDGLERLLIAYARPDAAFLADDDLDVATAHVVADRWALPASAASSFTGQSRLRHTVDQRVGAFLRRLTTVRASRILISTRLFPADLQTVTTAPIAGVSAYFLDGLSDDDAVALWRAFGVSGSRAELVHLFASFRNYPLLIRALAGEVARFRGSPGDFAAWRAANPSFDPNSLDLRLRNSHVLAHALRGLTAALARTLHVVAAFRMPATYHALRALLVGEGRPFATEPELDRALGELEDRGLLGWEKVANRYDLHPIVRAVAWSMLDAGDQRGIYRDLAGHFESLPMVADSEIASVDDLSGTIEHYHTLLALGHVADAFDIFENRLMDPLLELAVLGEVVKIAEAAVDAGAISVLGERSDLVEFITFLGWLQEMCGRPARALAACERAEAHMVDASWEEQALVALVRARALLATGQLVAAERTVRGPLADAAGADSVDEGMELLLSTFAVILATRGERWEALRWLRDHRLTDPVVAVLTESLVHEARIELQGGNVEVAARMCELFESTELNERGLLARVVGAGLRAQVASARGDDDEAGLILQDALSRARTGELVRAEAEVLLELGDWHLKRGDLAEARSCHQQAQSLVAHTELRLRRADALNLLSRIEQAAGAADRAVELAREAYRTAWCDGPPYAYQEGLDRARTTLRELGAAEPEDVPPPGVPSMPPLAVVPTTFLAALGELSSTGASTVNLTGVVARELRRWPEVSAFVHEIGHLDLDGDELNVVLRAVARQAGPQALVAALSHPRPAVRAEAVALLPDDDGFPDDLRVVARDDPAPLVRAGALRRLLDAGDRTVDIGALLALTHDPDPQTRLTALRTAGSHYLLPAAELYQRLRTDPDDRLRVALLADLFPLSSHDERDVLSSWASSAEAPHGSGPLSSQQWRVLLELAETDANERVRIHALTRLALDVHSFRIRDGRADRLQQALTTQVRTDPLGSGTARDRELSTWLPLLPAADRRLLVAAAARSDTSALHEFGLREAIRLAVASESSEDIQGACDLLRRESDPGVIQRVLPAGETPSWLVSLIKEFLGSEDPVRRRGATRVLPPSMPVDRAQWAALLADQDGMVRHNALRALAHRNGREHARLLSRDVDGLDPFLDPAEPITEAHLARVAALTATPEAEVRQWFADQAAHYHLRLAWLPPDPPPPDPPAEGTAR comes from the coding sequence GTGGCGCAGAAGCCGGTCGCGATGATCAGCAGTACCACCCGGGATCTACCGGATCACCGCAAGGCGGCCAGGGACGCCTGCCTCCGGCAGGACTTCTTTCCGAAGATGATGGAACACCTGCCGCCGACCCCGCACGACGCGGTGACGCTCTCCCGCCAACTTGTCGACGAGGCCGAGGTCTACGTCCTGATCCTCGGCGTCCGGTACGGCGAGGTCCCGGCCGGCTACGACAAGTCGTACACCCATCTTGAGCTGGACCGGGCGTTCGAACGCGGCATCCCGGTGCTGGTGCTGATGATGGACCTGGAGCGGCATCCGGTGCGGCCGGTGGAGATGGAGGTCGGCCCGGGCGCGCAGCGACTCGAGGCGCTGCGAGAGGAGCTACGCCGCCGTCAGGGGGTGGGCTTCTTCGACTCGCCCGAGTCGCTGCGCGCCCTGCTCGTCGACGGGCTCTCCGACCTGCGTGCCCAACTGGGCGGGGAGCCCGCCGCGCTGCACTACGTCCGCCGGTTGCCGGCCCCGCCGCAGCCCTACGTCGCCCACCCCTACACGCTGCTGCACACCCGCAATCTCGTCGGCCGGCAGGTCGACCTCAACGCCCTCACCGACTGGGTCACCGATGCCGGTGGCGCTGCCGCCGACCGGGTCTTCGTGATGACGGCGATCGGTGGAATGGGCAAGAGCGCGCTCACCTGGAAGTGGTTCAACGAGATCGCCCCGCAGGAGATGCGGCCACTCTCCGGCCGGGTCTGGTGGAGCTTCTACGAGAGCGACGCCCGGTACGCCAACTTCATCACCCGTACGCTCAGCTACGTCACCGGGGAGAGTGTCGAGGACCTCGACCGGCTCAACCTGCCCGACCAGGAGGACGCGCTGCTGGCCATCCTGGACGAGAAGCCGTACCTGATCGTCCTGGACGGCCTGGAACGCCTGCTGATCGCGTACGCCCGGCCCGACGCCGCCTTCCTCGCCGACGACGACCTCGACGTGGCGACGGCCCACGTCGTGGCGGACCGGTGGGCGCTACCGGCGAGCGCCGCGTCCTCGTTCACCGGTCAGTCCCGGCTGCGCCACACGGTCGACCAGCGGGTGGGCGCCTTCCTGCGCCGACTCACCACGGTCCGGGCCAGCCGCATCCTGATCAGCACCCGCCTCTTCCCGGCCGACCTGCAAACCGTCACCACCGCGCCGATCGCCGGCGTGTCGGCGTACTTCCTCGACGGGCTGTCCGACGACGACGCGGTGGCGCTCTGGCGGGCGTTCGGGGTCAGCGGCAGCCGGGCCGAACTGGTCCACCTCTTCGCCAGCTTCCGCAACTATCCGCTGCTGATCCGGGCCCTCGCCGGCGAGGTGGCCCGGTTCCGGGGCAGTCCCGGTGACTTCGCCGCCTGGCGGGCCGCGAATCCGTCCTTCGACCCGAACTCCCTGGACCTGCGGCTGCGCAACTCGCACGTGCTGGCGCACGCGCTGCGCGGTCTCACTGCCGCCCTGGCGCGTACCCTGCACGTCGTCGCCGCGTTCCGGATGCCGGCCACCTACCACGCGCTACGCGCCCTGCTGGTGGGCGAGGGCCGGCCCTTCGCCACCGAGCCGGAACTGGACCGCGCGCTGGGCGAGCTGGAGGACCGCGGTCTGCTGGGCTGGGAGAAGGTGGCCAACCGGTACGACCTGCATCCGATCGTCCGGGCGGTGGCCTGGTCGATGCTTGACGCCGGCGACCAGCGCGGCATCTACCGCGACCTGGCCGGTCACTTCGAGTCGCTGCCCATGGTGGCCGACAGCGAGATCGCCAGTGTGGACGATCTCAGCGGCACGATCGAGCACTACCACACGCTGCTGGCGCTCGGGCATGTCGCGGACGCGTTCGACATCTTCGAGAACCGGCTGATGGATCCGCTGCTGGAACTTGCGGTTCTTGGTGAGGTGGTGAAGATCGCCGAGGCGGCGGTCGACGCGGGTGCCATAAGCGTGTTGGGTGAACGGTCGGACCTGGTGGAGTTCATCACCTTTCTCGGCTGGTTGCAGGAGATGTGCGGCCGGCCGGCACGTGCGCTGGCGGCGTGCGAGCGGGCCGAGGCACACATGGTCGATGCTTCCTGGGAAGAGCAGGCGCTTGTCGCGCTGGTGCGTGCGCGGGCCCTGTTGGCGACCGGGCAGCTGGTCGCCGCGGAGCGGACCGTGCGCGGTCCGCTGGCGGACGCGGCTGGCGCCGACAGCGTCGACGAGGGCATGGAACTGCTGCTCAGCACCTTTGCGGTAATCCTGGCGACCAGAGGCGAGCGATGGGAGGCGTTGCGCTGGCTGCGTGATCACCGACTGACCGACCCGGTCGTCGCAGTCCTGACCGAGAGCCTGGTGCACGAGGCGCGGATCGAGCTCCAGGGGGGAAACGTTGAGGTCGCCGCACGAATGTGCGAGCTGTTCGAGTCGACTGAGCTCAATGAGCGAGGGCTACTGGCCCGGGTGGTGGGTGCCGGGCTGCGGGCGCAGGTCGCCTCGGCCCGGGGAGACGACGACGAGGCCGGCCTGATCCTCCAGGACGCCCTGTCCCGGGCGCGCACTGGCGAACTGGTGCGAGCCGAGGCCGAGGTGCTCCTCGAACTGGGCGACTGGCATCTGAAGCGGGGTGACCTGGCGGAAGCACGTAGCTGTCACCAGCAGGCCCAGTCGCTTGTCGCGCACACCGAACTGCGGCTGCGGCGGGCCGACGCGCTGAATCTGCTCAGCCGCATCGAACAGGCCGCCGGAGCCGCTGACCGGGCGGTCGAGCTTGCCCGGGAGGCGTACCGGACCGCATGGTGCGACGGTCCGCCCTACGCATACCAGGAGGGGTTGGATCGGGCCCGGACGACGCTGCGGGAACTCGGCGCGGCCGAACCCGAGGACGTACCGCCGCCCGGCGTGCCGTCGATGCCGCCGCTGGCCGTGGTCCCGACGACCTTCTTGGCGGCGCTCGGCGAGTTGTCGTCGACCGGCGCTTCCACGGTCAACCTGACTGGCGTGGTCGCGCGCGAGCTGCGGCGGTGGCCCGAGGTGAGCGCGTTTGTACACGAGATCGGTCACCTCGACCTCGACGGTGATGAGCTGAATGTGGTGCTTCGAGCGGTCGCCCGGCAGGCCGGCCCGCAGGCGCTCGTGGCGGCGCTGTCGCACCCTCGTCCCGCCGTACGCGCCGAGGCCGTCGCGCTGCTGCCGGACGACGACGGATTTCCTGACGACCTGCGGGTGGTCGCGCGCGACGACCCGGCACCGCTGGTGCGGGCCGGGGCGCTGCGGCGTCTGCTGGACGCCGGCGACCGGACCGTCGACATCGGTGCGTTGCTGGCGCTGACACACGATCCCGACCCGCAGACGCGATTGACCGCGCTGCGCACCGCAGGAAGTCACTACCTGCTGCCGGCGGCAGAGCTGTACCAGCGGTTGCGTACCGATCCGGACGACCGGCTCCGAGTGGCGCTGCTGGCGGATCTCTTTCCGCTGTCCTCGCATGATGAGCGCGACGTGCTGTCGTCCTGGGCCTCCTCGGCAGAGGCCCCGCACGGCTCCGGGCCTCTTTCGTCGCAGCAGTGGCGCGTGTTGTTGGAACTGGCCGAGACAGATGCCAATGAGCGGGTCCGGATCCATGCGCTGACCCGCCTCGCGCTCGACGTGCACAGCTTCCGGATTCGCGACGGTCGCGCAGATCGGCTACAGCAGGCGTTGACCACTCAGGTGCGAACGGATCCGCTCGGCTCCGGTACCGCCCGGGACCGGGAGTTGTCGACCTGGCTGCCGCTGCTCCCCGCTGCGGATCGGCGCCTGCTGGTGGCTGCCGCAGCCCGTTCGGACACCAGCGCACTGCACGAGTTCGGCCTGCGTGAGGCGATCAGGCTGGCGGTGGCCAGCGAGAGCAGCGAAGACATCCAGGGCGCCTGCGACCTGTTGCGCCGGGAGTCCGACCCCGGGGTGATCCAGCGGGTGTTGCCGGCCGGGGAGACACCGTCGTGGCTGGTCTCGCTGATCAAGGAGTTCCTCGGCAGCGAGGATCCGGTCCGCCGTCGGGGCGCGACCCGCGTCCTGCCCCCGTCGATGCCCGTTGACCGGGCGCAATGGGCTGCGCTCCTGGCCGACCAGGACGGGATGGTGCGGCATAACGCGTTGCGGGCGCTCGCCCACCGCAACGGGCGTGAACACGCGCGACTGCTCTCCCGGGACGTGGACGGGCTGGACCCGTTTCTGGATCCGGCTGAACCGATCACCGAGGCCCACCTCGCCCGGGTGGCCGCCCTCACGGCCACGCCGGAGGCTGAGGTGCGGCAGTGGTTCGCGGATCAGGCGGCCCACTATCATCTCCGGCTGGCCTGGCTGCCGCCCGACCCGCCGCCGCCCGACCCGCCGGCCGAGGGCACCGCCCGATGA
- a CDS encoding flavin monoamine oxidase family protein, with protein MTIPTTRRQFLQAVGVSGGAGVLYSTMGALGLAPPAQAAPPFRPPSRSDFTLTGRSAKSVLVLGAGIAGLATAYELGKAGYRVTVLEARDRPGGRNWTVRGGTTETDLDGHTQRARFAGDQYLNAGPARIAQHMVTLDYCRELGVPIEIFGNQNADGYYFNENVGPLSGQPIRHREAKADVYGYVSELLAKATDQGSLDTYLSGEDKERLLEFLRGFGSIGGRVAGNPADSWRYTGTNRRGYQVEPGAGFEAGTPKLTPHSLEDVLASGVGRYFSFEFGYDQAMLMFQPVGGMDRIAYALEQAVGRRHITYGAPVESISNTGSGVSVVYRGPGGRPRTVTADFCVCTIPPQVLAKIPSNLSQPVKDALAYPVPNTTGKIGLQYRRRWWEQDENIYSGITNTNLDLAAIWYPSYGYHGAKGVLVGYYNSGANARTYGALTPAERQARAVAQGVRIHGEKYRTELENSFSVAWERTRYSEGGWVSWPSRTSGHYGRLLEPDGGVYFAGDHLSHYIAWQAGAFESARKVVTDLHARVMSS; from the coding sequence GTGACGATCCCCACGACGCGACGACAGTTCCTCCAGGCCGTCGGAGTCTCCGGCGGAGCGGGAGTGCTCTACAGCACGATGGGCGCACTCGGCCTGGCGCCCCCGGCGCAGGCGGCCCCGCCGTTCCGGCCGCCCAGCCGCTCCGACTTCACCCTGACCGGCCGGTCGGCGAAGTCGGTGCTGGTGCTCGGCGCCGGCATCGCCGGCCTGGCCACGGCGTACGAACTGGGCAAGGCCGGCTACCGGGTCACCGTCCTGGAGGCCCGCGACCGGCCCGGCGGGCGCAACTGGACGGTACGCGGCGGCACCACCGAAACCGACCTGGACGGGCACACCCAGCGCGCCCGGTTCGCCGGTGACCAGTACCTCAACGCCGGCCCGGCGCGCATCGCGCAGCACATGGTGACCCTCGACTACTGTCGCGAGCTGGGCGTACCGATCGAGATCTTCGGCAACCAGAACGCCGACGGCTACTACTTCAACGAGAATGTCGGCCCGCTCTCCGGCCAGCCGATCCGGCACCGGGAAGCGAAGGCCGACGTTTACGGTTACGTCTCCGAACTGCTCGCCAAGGCCACCGACCAGGGATCCCTCGACACGTACCTGAGCGGCGAGGACAAGGAGCGGCTGCTGGAGTTCCTGCGCGGCTTCGGCTCGATCGGCGGGCGGGTGGCCGGCAACCCGGCGGACAGTTGGCGCTACACCGGCACCAACCGGCGCGGCTACCAGGTGGAGCCGGGCGCGGGCTTCGAGGCCGGCACACCGAAGCTGACGCCGCACTCCCTGGAGGACGTCCTGGCCAGCGGCGTCGGGCGGTACTTCAGCTTCGAGTTCGGCTACGACCAGGCGATGCTGATGTTCCAGCCGGTCGGCGGCATGGACCGGATCGCGTACGCGCTGGAGCAGGCCGTGGGCCGCCGCCACATCACCTACGGCGCCCCGGTCGAGTCCATCTCGAACACCGGTTCCGGTGTCTCGGTGGTCTACCGTGGCCCCGGCGGTCGGCCGCGTACCGTCACCGCCGACTTCTGCGTCTGCACCATCCCGCCGCAGGTGCTCGCGAAGATTCCGTCGAACCTCAGCCAGCCGGTCAAGGACGCGCTCGCCTACCCGGTACCGAACACCACCGGCAAGATCGGGCTCCAGTACCGGCGGCGCTGGTGGGAGCAGGACGAGAACATCTACTCCGGCATCACCAACACCAATCTGGACCTGGCCGCGATCTGGTACCCGTCGTACGGCTACCACGGCGCCAAGGGGGTGCTCGTCGGGTACTACAACTCCGGCGCCAACGCCCGGACGTACGGCGCGCTGACCCCTGCCGAACGGCAGGCGCGGGCCGTCGCGCAGGGGGTGCGGATCCACGGCGAGAAGTACCGCACCGAACTGGAGAACTCCTTCTCGGTGGCCTGGGAGCGGACCCGCTACAGCGAGGGCGGCTGGGTGTCCTGGCCGTCGCGGACCAGTGGACACTACGGCCGGTTGCTGGAGCCGGACGGCGGCGTCTACTTCGCCGGCGACCACCTGAGTCACTACATCGCCTGGCAGGCCGGGGCCTTCGAGTCGGCCCGGAAGGTGGTGACCGACCTGCACGCCCGCGTCATGTCGAGCTGA
- a CDS encoding L-threonylcarbamoyladenylate synthase, which translates to MARYYDVHPDNPQPRIIRQVVDLVRDDGLIAYPTDSCFALGCRLDNRDGLNRIREIRHLDDRHHFTLVCRDFAQLGQFVQVSNAIFRLVKACTPGSYTFILPATREVPRRMLHPRKRTVGVRVPAHTVTQALLAELGEPLVSSTLILPGEEEPLTQGWEIKERLDHQLDAVVDAGECGKELTTVVDLSGDEPEILRRGAGDPSRFE; encoded by the coding sequence ATGGCGAGGTACTACGACGTGCACCCGGACAATCCCCAGCCCCGGATCATCCGGCAGGTCGTCGACCTCGTCCGCGACGACGGCCTGATCGCCTATCCCACGGACTCCTGCTTCGCGCTTGGCTGCCGGCTGGACAACCGGGACGGGCTGAACCGGATCCGCGAGATCCGGCACCTGGACGACCGGCACCACTTCACGCTCGTCTGTCGGGACTTCGCGCAGCTCGGCCAGTTCGTGCAGGTCAGCAACGCGATCTTCCGCCTGGTCAAGGCGTGCACGCCGGGCAGCTACACCTTCATCCTGCCCGCCACCCGCGAGGTGCCGCGCCGGATGCTGCATCCGCGCAAGCGTACGGTCGGGGTCCGCGTACCGGCGCACACCGTCACCCAGGCGCTGCTGGCCGAGCTGGGTGAGCCGCTGGTGTCGAGCACGCTGATCCTGCCCGGCGAGGAGGAACCGCTCACCCAGGGCTGGGAGATCAAGGAACGGCTGGACCACCAGCTCGACGCGGTGGTCGACGCGGGGGAGTGCGGCAAGGAACTGACCACCGTGGTCGACCTCTCCGGCGACGAGCCGGAAATCCTCCGCCGGGGTGCCGGCGACCCGTCCCGCTTCGAGTGA